In one Candidatus Methylarchaceae archaeon HK02M2 genomic region, the following are encoded:
- a CDS encoding muconolactone Delta-isomerase family protein — protein MVKWRINPISPNLMKVIRNIIPAQIKYIKNLKEKGKILAEYTLDGKDEGFGILDVESSEELNEIIANAPSSSIVRYEVFPLTDFENSLKSWEKFLERVMK, from the coding sequence TTGGTAAAATGGCGCATAAACCCGATATCTCCGAATTTAATGAAAGTAATAAGAAACATAATACCGGCTCAGATTAAATATATAAAAAACCTTAAAGAAAAGGGCAAGATCCTTGCTGAATACACCTTAGATGGTAAAGATGAGGGTTTTGGGATCCTTGACGTAGAATCTAGTGAAGAACTCAATGAGATCATCGCAAATGCGCCATCAAGTTCAATTGTAAGATATGAAGTATTTCCACTCACAGATTTCGAGAACTCTTTAAAATCATGGGAGAAATTCTTAGAAAGAGTTATGAAATAA